From Mumia sp. ZJ1417:
GACCGAGCAGACTGCCGCGACGGCGACGGTACGGGGGATGGACGCGAGCGCGCTGAACCGTACGGGGCGAAGAAACCGAGCGCCGCGAAGACCAGCAGGTTCCCGACGACCTGGTAGGGCGGCATGCTCGACAGGTCCCGCAGCGGCACGAGGCTCACCGTGCCGTGCGCGGCGCCGCCAGCCGGCCGCAGAGTGAGCCACACCCATGGCAGCGTCCCGCAGACGATGCCGATCTCGGCCAGCGTCGTACGCAGCGCCGGCCTGCTCACCGCTGCAGCCTCGGGTCGTGCGTGGGGTCGGCGTAGGTCTCCGGACACCCCTCGGCGATCGCGTCAGGACGCAGCTCGAAGTGCCACGGTTCGTTGCCGTAGATCCGGCACAGCCCGAAGGAGGCGCCGTGCTCGGTCAGCCATGTCACAGCCGACGACGGACCGATGTCGACCGCGTCGCCGTCCTCGTGCACCGAGGTGCCGGGACGCGCGACCCATCGCTCGGCCGCGTGGTCCGATCCAAACCGCGTGACTGCTTCCTGGAAGAGCTGCTTCTGGTAGCCGGTCGAGCGCCATCCGCTGGTGACCTCGAGCTCGACCCCGTCGTCGGCCGCTTCAGCCGCGGCCTCGCGCAGGGCGGCGAGGAGCTTCGGGTCGAGGTTCGCCACCGCCGCACGGGTCTGCTCCGGCGGATCAGCGGCCGGACTGCAGCCGAGACAGAGCACGGGCGCCGCGACGGCAATCGTCACGGCGAGGGCGCGTCTTGCGTGGTTGCGGGACATGCCACCAGTCAAAGAAAGGTGGTGTTGCCAGCACGTACGCGGATTTCGATACGGCGACGATAGGCGGCGGGTCCCTACCATCGGAGCATGCGCGTACTGGTCGTCGAGGACGAGCCCCTGCTCGCGGAGGCCGTACGCGACGGGCTCCGGCTGGAGGCGATCGCGGCCGACCTCGCCGGGGACGGCGACACCGCGCTGGAGCTGCTGGGCGTCAACTCGTACGACATCGCCGTGCTCGATCGCGACATCCCCGGTCCCTCCGGGGACGAGATCGCCCGACGCATCATCGCCTCCGGCAGCGGCATGCCGATCCTCATGCTCACCGCGGCCGACCGCCTCGACGACCTGGCCTCCGGGTTCGGGCTCGGTGCTGACGACTACCTCACCAAACCCTTCGAGCTGCGGGAGCTGGTGCTCCGGCTGCGAGCACTCGACCGTCGGCGCGCGCACATCCGACCTCCCGTACGCGAGATCGCCGGCCTGCGGCTCGACCCGTTCCGCCGCGAGGTCTATCGCGACGGCCGCTACGTCGCCCTCACCCGCAAGCAGTTCGCGGTGCTTGAAGTCCTCATGACAGCCGAAGGCGGTGTCATCAGCGCCGAGCAGCTCCTCGAGCGAGCGTGGGACGAGAACGCGGACCCGTTCACCAACGCCGTGCGCATCACCGTCTCGGCCCTGCGCAAACGGCTCGGCGAACCCGGACTGATCGCCACCGTCCCCGGCGTCGGGTATCGCATCGACACGCAGCCCGAGACCGAGCGCGAGGGAGGCGATCGTGGCTAGAGCGCCGGGTCTCAGTGTCCGCCTCAAGCTCACGCTCAGCTATGCGGGCTTCGTCATGGTCACCGGTGCACTGCTGCTCGCCACCGTGTGGGTGTTCCTCCTGCGCTACGTGCCCGATCGCGCGAACCGCGGCCCCGGCCCCTTCACGCCCACGCGCTCCGACCTGCTGGAAGCCTTCGCGCCGAGAGCGGCCCAGGCGCTGGTGTTCCTGCTCGTCATCGGTGTCATCGGGGGCTGGCTTCTCGCGGGACGGATGCTTGCTCCCCTGACCCGCATCACCAACGCCACCCGCCGCGCGGCGACCGGGTCGCTCTCGCACAGGATCGAGATGGAAGGCCGCCAGGACGAGTTCCGCGAGCTCGCCGACTCCTTCGACACGATGCTCGGGCGCCTCGAGGCCCAGGTCGCCGAGCAGCAGCGGTTCGCCGCGAACGCCTCGCACGAGCTGCGTACGCCGCTGGCGGTCACGCAGACACTCCTCGACCTCGCCCGGAAGGATCCGAGCCGCGACCCCGCCGAGCTCGTCGACCGCCTCTACGCCGTGAACACCCGGGCGATCGACCTCACGCAGGCACTGCTTCTGCTCAGCCGGGCGGATCAGGGCTCGTTCACCCGAGAGCCCGTCGACCTGTCCCTCCTCGCAGAAGAAGCCACCGAGACGCTCCTTCCCCTCGCGGAACGGCGCGGCATCACCCTCGAGACGTCCGGCGACGTCGCGACGACAGTCGGCTCACCTGCACTGCTGCTGCAGATGACGACGAACCTCGTGCACAACGCGATCGTCCACAACTCCCCCGACCAAGGGAGCGTGCGGGTCACCACCAGCGTCCAGTCGTCGGGCGTGCTGCTCACCGTGGAGAACACCGGCGCGAAGCTCAGCCCGCACCTGGTCGCCACGCTCGCCGAGCCGTTCAGACGCGGCTCCGACCGTGTCCACGACGACCACTCCGGTGTCGGCCTGGGACTGGCGATCGTCGAGCACATCGGCCGTGCGCACGACGGCACCCTCAGCCTCACCGCCCGCCCGGCCGGCGGGCTCTGCGTCACGGTACGGCTCCCCGCCGCACCACCACGACGCGAGAGGTGACGAGGCGTCGACAGCAACGACCAAGGCCGCCGAAGGGATGATCGAGGGAGGACCGTCGAGGCCGAAGCACTGTCAGAGGCGGTACGCAGCTCCACGTCAGGAAGACCGTGAACGACGGGCAGCGGTGGACCACGCTCGCCCAGAGCTACGGCGGGGATCGCCGAGCCAGCCCGCACGAAAATCAACCTTCACACGGTCAGGGACTGGATGAAGTCCTGTCCCCATCGGTGCGCGCGTCGAAGCTCCGCCTCGAGCAGTGGGCCTTGGACTCCCGTGACGTAGAAGCTCGGACCGCGTCGCGCGTCGTTGAATCCTCGCTTCTTGAGCGACTTGTATGCCGCCTTGGAGGCGGTGCCAGGCGTGAAGCGTGTCTTGGTCGAAGTATCGATCGTGACAACCGGGAGGTCGGCGACTGGCTGGAGGACCTCGATCCACTCACGGACTCCCCGCGTGTTGCTCGCGGTTGATCCCTTGGTCCGAGCTTGCTCTCGCGTCCGTGGAGTGGGCAGCGAGAAGTCGTGTGTGGGCGCCGCGACGATCACGGCCTTCAACCCGGCCGGCAGGGTCGCACCCGCATCGCCCGCCGTCACGATCAAGGTCCGGCTTGCCCCGAGGACGTCGGTGAGCCCTTCGGTGATCGCATCCGCGATCGCCGAGGTGTTGCCGAAGTAGGACTCGGTGGCGATGAGGATGCTCACTCCTTGATCCGTTCGGTGGTAGGAAGCCACGCGACCGCGAGGGCTATGGCGCCGAACACGGCCAGAGCAATGCTCACGACGCGCCACGAGAGCGGCAGAATGGGTGTCTCGTGCTCGAAGACGACCGCGGTGAAGATCAACAGTGCACTGCCCACCACGAAGCAGGCCGTGGACCACCACCGCGCCCAACTCGCCCCGCGCCACGTTACTGCGAGGGCGGTCGCCCACCCCAACGCTCCGAGACCGAACACGCTGTACAGGAAGATCCAGGGCACGATCGGGTCGGGGATCTGGCCGTATGGCTCGTAAAGCTCGTGGACGCGTGACGCGACGCTGTCACCGGTCGCCTGGTCGACAGCCATCCAGATCATGGCGACCACCGTGGCGGCCAATCCGAGTCCCAGACAGATTGACAGCGCGACCCTTCGTGACGCCGTGCGTTCTGATGTCATCACAACCCCTTAATTGACAGTCACTATCAGTTGATGGTGACTGTACTGAGCCGCAGAGGTAGTGTCAACTAGTAGTGACTTGCAGTATGATGGGCCAATGGCACCGGGGCTGAGAGAGCGCAAGCGGCGCACGGCGATGGGCCACATCCAGCGAGTCGCCCTCGACCTGTTCGACGAACGCGGCTACCAGCATGTGAGTGTCGAGCAGATCGCCGAGGCAGCAGATGTGTCACCGTCCTCGGTCTACCGCTACTTCGGCACCAAGGAAGGGCTCGTCCTCGCCGACGACTTCGACGCCCTGAGCGACGTCGAACTTGCCGCGGTTATCGACCCCGATGACCTGGTCAGCACCGTACGAACCGTTGTTGCACGGTTCGAGCCAGGCCCAGACCAACAAAACCCCGACGACAGCCTTGCACGACGACGTATTCGCTACTTCTTCGACGAACCAGCGGTCCGCAAGGCCTCTTACGAGACTCTGGCCAACGCTGTCGAACGGATTGCTCCGATCCTGACCGCGTCCGGTGGCCTCACCACCTCGGAAGCTCGCGTCGTGTCCTCTGCCTTGGTCTTCGGCTACTTCTCAGCACTTGAGCAGTGGCACCGCGACCCGGCCGGCCGGCCGATCGCCGATGTCCTCGAGGCCGCTCTCGGAGCGCTACGCCGCCTCTAACCCGAAGGCGGGCACCCGTGGTCAGCGGAGGATGCGCCTTCGCTGACCACCGTGCCCGGCGCCCTCAGTAGCCGAGCCCGTGGCCGAACGGGAACAGCACGCCGGTGCCGTCCGCGCGTGGGATCGAGACCGGCAGCTTGCCGGTCGGGTTGACCTCACCGAACAGCACCCGTACGAGCGACTCGAGCTGGCCCACGGTGTAGCCGTAGGTGTCGAGCACGGTCGCGGCCTCCGGGAACGACGCGACGTCGTACGGGTTGCGCATCGCCGCGACGACGACCGGCTTCCCGGTCGCCAGCAACGCCTGTACGAGCGCCGTCTGCGCCACCGCTGCGGGGGTCGGCTGCCCGGTGTCCGCGTTGATGGCGTAGGCGTTGTTGGTCGACACGACCACGAGATCGGAGTTCTGCGCGGCGGCGACGGCATTGGCGATCGCCGTTGCCGACGGTGTCGTGCCGGACTCGAGGACCTGCGTCGTCGCGCCTCGCGCGCCCATCGCGTTCGCGATGCCCTGCGTGGTCCCGACGCCCCACCCGGCGACGAGGACGCGGCGCGGACCGGCCGTCAGCGGAAGCAGCCCGGCGTCGTTCTTGACCAGCGTCGTGGTGCGGTTGGTGATCGCTTGGGCGTCGGCCAGGTGCTGCGGCGCACCCACGACCTGCGTCGCGGCGGCCGGGTCGACGAACGGGTCGCGGAAGATGCCCTCGCGGTGCTTGTGCAGCAGGATCCGATAGACCGACTCGTCGAGCCGCTTCTTGCTGATCTCACCGCTACGGACCGCGTCGAGCACCGCCCCGTACGCCACGTCCATCTGCGGCGGGACGAGCAGCTGGTCGGCGCCGGCGAGGAAGGCCCGGACCGGCGCGACGTCCGGCGGGTAGGTCGACGTCGCGCCCTGCATGTCGAGCGCGTCGGTGACGACCAGGCCGTCGAATCCGAGATCGTCGCGCAACAGCCCGGTGAGGATCTTGTGCGACATCGTCGCCGGCACGCCGGGATCGATCGCCGGCAGGACGACGTGGGCGGTCATGATCGTGTCGATGCCAGCGGCGATCGCCGCACGGAACGGCGGCAGGTCGATCGCCTCCATCTCGGCGCGCGTGTGGGTCACCTCGGGGAGCCCGAAGTGGCTGTCCTTCCCGGTGTCACCGTGGCCGGGGAAGTGCTTCGCGACGGCCGACACCCCGCCGGCGCGGTAGCCCCGGACCTGCGCCGCGACCAGATCGGACACGAGCGCTGGGTCGGAGCCGATCGACCGGATCCCGATGACCGGGTTGTTGGGGTTGACGTTGACGTCGGCCACCGGCGCGTAGTCCTGCGTCACGCCGACCGCGTCGAGCTCGGTGCCGATGACCTGCGCTGACCGCTTTGCGTCTGCCGCCGAACGACCAGCACCCAGCGCCATGTTGCCGGGCATCTGCGTCGCGGGAGCACCGAAGCGCGCCACGAGCGCGCCGCCCTCCTGGTCGACCGAGATCTGCAGCGGGATGCGACGCGGCTGCGCGAGCGCAGCGGCCTGCAGACCGTTGGACAGTGTCGCGACCTGGGCCGGGTCGCCGATGTTGTCATCGTTGTTGCGTGTCGTGTAGTAGATGACGCCGCCGGGTCGGTACTTCGCGACAGCCTGGGCCGGGGTGTCGACTCCATACATCCGCTGGTTGATCGCCTTCGCCGCGTCGCTCGGTGTGTTCGCGTCGCGGCCGGCTACCTCGATGACGAAGAGCTGGCCGACCTTCTCCTCGAGAGTCATGTGCCGGAGCTGGGAGATGATCTTGCCCCGGTACGGCGCATCACCGGAGTGCCCTGGGCCGCCGGCCGTGGCAGCGGGTGGGCCGAACGCCGCGGCCAGCACCAGGGCCAGGCCGAGGATCAAGAGCCGGAGCGGCGTCCGGCTCTCGCGGATGGATGCTGACCGACCGAACATGAGCGCCTCCGGGAGTGGCCGTTCGTGTGATGCGGATCACACGAACAGTAGCGCTTGACGTTCCAGAAAGCACTACCTCAGATTCACAGTTACGTACCGGATCATCCACACGCGAGGCGCACACCTCGGCGCAGCGTCAGCGCGTGGCCAGCGCCCGTCCGGCAGCAAGGGCCGCATCCTCGGCCTCCTTCTTCATCAGTGCCGCCGACTCGAGGAACGCGTCGAGTGCCGGGTTGACGCCGACGAGAGTGACCTCGCGCTCGACGACGGTCAGCTCCGCCTGCCAGACGTCGGCGTCGTACGGGGGCAGTCCTCACCGACACGGGCCGCGAGAAGCTCGAGGCGCTCGGTGAGGCCTCGCGAACGATCGTCGCCTCACGACGACCGTCGCTGCGGCAGCCAGCGCGAGCGCGAGTCCCACGATCGTCAGGGCAGTCAGCGGCTCGCCGTACAGCGCAGCACCCCACAGCGTCGTCACCCCGGGCACCAGGAAGAGGAGGGCGTTGGTCGAGGTGATGCCAACGCGTTCAATGAGGGCCCAGTAGGCGCCGTACGCGCCGAGCGTCGCCAGAACCACGAGCCAGGCCACCGCCAACCAGAACTTCCCCGACGCCGGCGGTACGGCGTTCCCGGTGGCAACCGCAAGCACGCTGTAGACGACGGCCGACGCCGCGCAGTGCACGGCGAGCGCACGTCGCGCGGTCGTGCGGATGACGTCGAGGCGGGACACGAAGGTTGCGCCCACCAAGCTGAGCATCCCGAGAAGTGGCACCGCGTACGCCCACAGCGGCGCTTCGGTGCCCGGAGACGCCACGTCGGCCCAGGTGACGACGGCAACGCCGAGGAGCCCGAGACCGAGCCCGATCCACTGTCGCCGGCTCGTCATCAGCCCGAGCAGGGGTGCGGCGAGCGAGGCCACGACGAGCGGCTGGATCCCGTCGATCAGGGCCGTCGTGCCGGTGCTCACGCCGAGCGCGATCGCCCAATAGACGGTCAGCGTGTAGCCGGTCTGCGAGAGCAGGCCCACGACGACCTGGCCGACGAGCTCGGCGCCGGACCACCTGGCGATCGCGCCACGTCCCCCCGATCGCAGGAACGGAAGGAGGATCACCGCGACGATGAGGAACCGCCACATCAGAACGGTCAGCACCGACGTGTCCGACGCGGTCAGCTTGGCGCCGACGAAGCCCGAGGACCAGCACACGACAAAGCCGACCGCGAGGACGACGGTGACGAGAGGTGCGGATCGAGGTATACCGATCGGTTTATCTCTCATCTCCGCAGACTATACCGATCGGTGTATTCTGACCAAATGGAATCTGCCATCGGCTGGACCCCCAAGGCTCGCGCCGTACTCGCGGCTGCGTCCGAGCTCTTCTACTCCCAGGGCATCCACGCTGTCGGCGTCGATGCGATCGCCGAGCACGCTGGGGTGACGAAGAAGACCCTGTACGACCGGTTCGGATCCAAGGACCGCCTTGTCGTCGAATACCTCGTCGACCGCGAGCAGCGGTGGCGCGACTTCCTGCTCCCCCGGCTCGAGGCCGCAGGCACAGACCCCGCCTCCCGGCTGGCGGCGATCTTCGACGCCGTCGCGATCTGGTCGGGCGACCACGG
This genomic window contains:
- a CDS encoding D-alanyl-D-alanine carboxypeptidase family protein; the protein is MSRNHARRALAVTIAVAAPVLCLGCSPAADPPEQTRAAVANLDPKLLAALREAAAEAADDGVELEVTSGWRSTGYQKQLFQEAVTRFGSDHAAERWVARPGTSVHEDGDAVDIGPSSAVTWLTEHGASFGLCRIYGNEPWHFELRPDAIAEGCPETYADPTHDPRLQR
- a CDS encoding response regulator transcription factor; the encoded protein is MRVLVVEDEPLLAEAVRDGLRLEAIAADLAGDGDTALELLGVNSYDIAVLDRDIPGPSGDEIARRIIASGSGMPILMLTAADRLDDLASGFGLGADDYLTKPFELRELVLRLRALDRRRAHIRPPVREIAGLRLDPFRREVYRDGRYVALTRKQFAVLEVLMTAEGGVISAEQLLERAWDENADPFTNAVRITVSALRKRLGEPGLIATVPGVGYRIDTQPETEREGGDRG
- a CDS encoding HAMP domain-containing sensor histidine kinase is translated as MARAPGLSVRLKLTLSYAGFVMVTGALLLATVWVFLLRYVPDRANRGPGPFTPTRSDLLEAFAPRAAQALVFLLVIGVIGGWLLAGRMLAPLTRITNATRRAATGSLSHRIEMEGRQDEFRELADSFDTMLGRLEAQVAEQQRFAANASHELRTPLAVTQTLLDLARKDPSRDPAELVDRLYAVNTRAIDLTQALLLLSRADQGSFTREPVDLSLLAEEATETLLPLAERRGITLETSGDVATTVGSPALLLQMTTNLVHNAIVHNSPDQGSVRVTTSVQSSGVLLTVENTGAKLSPHLVATLAEPFRRGSDRVHDDHSGVGLGLAIVEHIGRAHDGTLSLTARPAGGLCVTVRLPAAPPRRER
- a CDS encoding TetR/AcrR family transcriptional regulator codes for the protein MAPGLRERKRRTAMGHIQRVALDLFDERGYQHVSVEQIAEAADVSPSSVYRYFGTKEGLVLADDFDALSDVELAAVIDPDDLVSTVRTVVARFEPGPDQQNPDDSLARRRIRYFFDEPAVRKASYETLANAVERIAPILTASGGLTTSEARVVSSALVFGYFSALEQWHRDPAGRPIADVLEAALGALRRL
- a CDS encoding glycoside hydrolase family 3 protein is translated as MFGRSASIRESRTPLRLLILGLALVLAAAFGPPAATAGGPGHSGDAPYRGKIISQLRHMTLEEKVGQLFVIEVAGRDANTPSDAAKAINQRMYGVDTPAQAVAKYRPGGVIYYTTRNNDDNIGDPAQVATLSNGLQAAALAQPRRIPLQISVDQEGGALVARFGAPATQMPGNMALGAGRSAADAKRSAQVIGTELDAVGVTQDYAPVADVNVNPNNPVIGIRSIGSDPALVSDLVAAQVRGYRAGGVSAVAKHFPGHGDTGKDSHFGLPEVTHTRAEMEAIDLPPFRAAIAAGIDTIMTAHVVLPAIDPGVPATMSHKILTGLLRDDLGFDGLVVTDALDMQGATSTYPPDVAPVRAFLAGADQLLVPPQMDVAYGAVLDAVRSGEISKKRLDESVYRILLHKHREGIFRDPFVDPAAATQVVGAPQHLADAQAITNRTTTLVKNDAGLLPLTAGPRRVLVAGWGVGTTQGIANAMGARGATTQVLESGTTPSATAIANAVAAAQNSDLVVVSTNNAYAINADTGQPTPAAVAQTALVQALLATGKPVVVAAMRNPYDVASFPEAATVLDTYGYTVGQLESLVRVLFGEVNPTGKLPVSIPRADGTGVLFPFGHGLGY
- a CDS encoding DMT family transporter, yielding MRDKPIGIPRSAPLVTVVLAVGFVVCWSSGFVGAKLTASDTSVLTVLMWRFLIVAVILLPFLRSGGRGAIARWSGAELVGQVVVGLLSQTGYTLTVYWAIALGVSTGTTALIDGIQPLVVASLAAPLLGLMTSRRQWIGLGLGLLGVAVVTWADVASPGTEAPLWAYAVPLLGMLSLVGATFVSRLDVIRTTARRALAVHCAASAVVYSVLAVATGNAVPPASGKFWLAVAWLVVLATLGAYGAYWALIERVGITSTNALLFLVPGVTTLWGAALYGEPLTALTIVGLALALAAAATVVVRRRSFARPHRAPRASRGPCR
- a CDS encoding TetR/AcrR family transcriptional regulator, whose protein sequence is MESAIGWTPKARAVLAAASELFYSQGIHAVGVDAIAEHAGVTKKTLYDRFGSKDRLVVEYLVDREQRWRDFLLPRLEAAGTDPASRLAAIFDAVAIWSGDHGGKGCSMINAHAEISDPSHPAYAVIIEQKRWTLALFADLARDSGAADPGAVAEDLMILHEGAMVTAGMGIVPSAYDRAREAALRRLRAG